The DNA region GCCGGTGTCACGCTGCGGGGCGAGGCTCTGACAGGTGTCTTCACCCGGCCCGAGACACTCGGCGTGGTCCTCGGTCTGGTCCTGGGCAAGACGCTCGGCATCTTCGGCGGTACGTGGCTCGTCACCCGGTTCACCAAGGCGGAGCTCAACAAGGATCTGGCCTGGGCCGACCTCTTCGCCGTCGCCACGCTCGCCGGGATCGGGTTCACCGTCTCGCTCCTCATCGGCGAACTCGCCTTCGCGGGGGACGAGGAGATGGTCAACGAGATCAAGGCCGCGGTTCTGATCGGATCGCTGATCGCCGCCGTATTCTCCGGTGTACTGCTGAAACTCCGGGTACGGAGGTACAGGGCGCTGTCCGAGGCGGAGGAACTCGACGAGGACGCGTCAGGCGTCCCCGACGTCTACGAACAGGACGACCCCGAGTACCACCGCCGCATGGCCGCGATCCACGAGCGGAAGGCGGCCGAGCACCGGCGCCGTGCCGAACGGGCGGGGGCAGCGGGCAGCAAGCCGGACAGTCCGGCATGATCTGACATCGGATGTACGGATGAGGGAAAGGGAGTCAGGGATGAGCGCCCCCAGCAACTACCCGGGCAGCACCGACCGCAGTCTCGGTCAGCTGTTCGCGTCAGCCACGGCCGAGATGTCGGCGCTGGTGCACGACGAGATCGCCCTGGCCAAGGCCGAGATGCGCCAGGACGTCAAGCGTGGGGTGATCGGCAGCGCTTCGGCCGTCGTCGCCGGCGTGCTGCTGCTCTTCTCGATCCCGGTGCTGAGCTTCGCCGCGGCCTACGGCATCCACAACCTGGGTCTGGGGCTCGCCTGGTCGTTCCTGATCGTGGGCGGGGCGTACATCCTGCTCGGCGTTCTGGCCCTCCTCTTCGGGCTGGCCAAGTTCAAGAAGGTCAAGCCGCCGGAGAAGTCCATCGCCTCGGCCAAGCAGACCGCCGCGATCCTCCAGGGCGTCAAGCCGCACCCCCGCCCCGGCGACGCGGCGGGCGAGCTCGACCGCGCGGAGGGCAGCACGCTCCTGGACAAGGCCGTCGAGAACCGCCCGGTCCAGGACGAGACGTCCGATGTGGCACGCTCGTCCACATGACCGACCCCGCTGACACCGCGTCCGATCCTCTCGG from Streptomyces sp. NBC_01754 includes:
- a CDS encoding phage holin family protein, giving the protein MSAPSNYPGSTDRSLGQLFASATAEMSALVHDEIALAKAEMRQDVKRGVIGSASAVVAGVLLLFSIPVLSFAAAYGIHNLGLGLAWSFLIVGGAYILLGVLALLFGLAKFKKVKPPEKSIASAKQTAAILQGVKPHPRPGDAAGELDRAEGSTLLDKAVENRPVQDETSDVARSST